One genomic window of Candidatus Bathyarchaeota archaeon includes the following:
- a CDS encoding GIY-YIG nuclease family protein: MMAYYVYMLLCEGGSYYTGYTKDVESRFKQHKKGIGARYTRIHKPMKVVYVEKIGSRKEAVRRERTIKLLSHKKKQRLVGRLNV, encoded by the coding sequence ATGATGGCTTACTATGTCTACATGCTTCTTTGCGAAGGCGGAAGCTATTATACCGGATATACTAAAGATGTAGAGTCTCGTTTTAAACAACACAAGAAGGGGATTGGTGCTAGGTATACTCGGATACACAAGCCTATGAAAGTTGTTTACGTTGAGAAGATTGGTTCGCGTAAGGAGGCAGTACGGAGGGAAAGAACAATTAAACTATTGAGCCATAAGAAGAAGCAAAGGCTTGTTGGGAGGTTGAATGTTTAG
- a CDS encoding metallopeptidase, translated as MRIKYYEAPDVKQLINTIIAELRFVHINSQHVYCFRSNGSESKRTIARIHSLEKLWQKALQTHPRYLIEVIAERYDKLSQTDREKVLIHELLHIPKGFSGGFRPHKGYINKKTINKLHKTFERRKKTHEIIQRAKD; from the coding sequence ATGAGAATAAAATACTACGAAGCCCCTGATGTAAAACAGCTCATAAATACAATAATAGCAGAACTAAGATTCGTCCACATTAACTCTCAACACGTATATTGCTTCAGAAGTAATGGCTCCGAATCAAAACGCACAATAGCCCGAATCCACAGCCTAGAAAAACTCTGGCAAAAAGCTCTTCAAACACACCCACGATATTTAATCGAAGTAATCGCTGAAAGATACGACAAACTCAGCCAAACAGACCGAGAAAAAGTCCTAATCCACGAATTACTCCATATACCCAAAGGATTCTCAGGAGGCTTCAGACCACACAAAGGCTACATAAACAAGAAAACTATAAACAAACTCCATAAAACCTTTGAACGTCGCAAAAAAACCCACGAAATAATTCAACGAGCGAAAGATTAA
- a CDS encoding ABC transporter ATP-binding protein codes for MYAVETKNLTKQYGKTYALKNLDFTIDENEIMVLLGPNGSGKTTLLLILATVLKPTSGQAKVMDLDVTSQSTSVRKILGIAFQEARGFWRHKPADILRFHASVCGVPKARRDNLIESILKNLELWDARNKLFMHLSGGQAKRLEISKIFVQRPKFAILDEPTSQVDLRGKRKIWAQILKLREEGSTILIATNEVREAEYLADRVTVLDEGKFVVCDTVRQLKDNIIGGDIVELEIDTTDTQIIEQSLSQIEGTVKITNSGANRFKAYVSMAESWVPRMTDICYQNKARILSIRITEPSLDDVFLHFTGRVLKEESR; via the coding sequence ATGTACGCCGTTGAAACAAAAAATCTAACAAAGCAATATGGCAAAACATATGCCCTCAAAAACTTAGATTTCACCATCGATGAAAACGAAATCATGGTACTCCTCGGTCCCAACGGCTCAGGGAAAACAACCCTCCTTCTCATCCTCGCCACAGTTCTTAAACCAACATCTGGGCAAGCAAAAGTTATGGATCTAGATGTAACTAGTCAATCCACAAGCGTACGCAAAATTCTAGGCATAGCATTTCAAGAAGCAAGAGGTTTCTGGCGCCACAAACCCGCCGACATACTACGATTCCACGCAAGCGTTTGTGGTGTTCCAAAAGCAAGACGTGACAACTTAATAGAAAGCATCCTCAAAAACTTGGAACTTTGGGACGCCCGAAACAAACTCTTTATGCACCTATCAGGTGGACAAGCAAAACGGTTAGAAATCTCCAAAATCTTCGTTCAACGCCCAAAATTCGCCATACTAGACGAGCCGACCAGCCAAGTAGATCTGCGTGGAAAACGTAAAATCTGGGCACAAATCCTCAAACTACGAGAAGAAGGCTCAACAATACTCATTGCTACGAATGAGGTCCGCGAAGCTGAATACTTAGCTGACCGCGTAACCGTACTTGATGAGGGAAAATTCGTCGTATGCGACACTGTTAGACAACTGAAAGACAACATCATAGGCGGCGACATAGTTGAACTTGAAATCGACACCACAGATACCCAAATCATAGAACAATCCCTAAGCCAAATAGAAGGTACAGTAAAAATAACCAACTCAGGTGCAAACCGATTCAAAGCATATGTGTCAATGGCAGAGTCATGGGTGCCAAGAATGACAGACATATGCTACCAAAACAAAGCCCGCATCCTTTCTATTAGAATAACTGAACCATCTCTAGACGATGTTTTCCTCCACTTCACAGGAAGAGTCTTGAAAGAGGAGAGCAGATGA
- a CDS encoding DUF1512 domain-containing protein: protein MAELIQLETLPAQFLPGQDSLSWVFQIIFMLLFVVMMFYGQRIQMYIMIREIEGSLLRLKFIRDEGRKIAIKTIKEIGKPEVDPTERVNQFLEHITIQPQSMDPAGIVWKLEHILDVRETRFKDEVKLMAPAADETNVNNLENTLEAAAALNIIYKVIRHFYILGKKTLSLYIIMQIQMILPLIMREAEAYASALKAFSYGQPIGDGAGALVAAKLMHGHRKKKIEKDCVVAKVPLEGRTAYVIKAEGPGGNVGKPGEAIKRVIEENDGKISTIIMIDAALKLEGEKLADVAEGVGAAIGGPGTEQYKIEESILKYKIPINAVIIKEDIGDAVSPMRKEIFDATEVAVERVKRVIKERTKEGDTVIIAGIGNSIGVGQ, encoded by the coding sequence GTGGCGGAATTGATACAACTAGAAACGCTGCCAGCGCAATTCCTTCCAGGACAAGATAGCCTAAGCTGGGTATTCCAAATAATCTTCATGCTTCTCTTCGTAGTAATGATGTTCTACGGACAAAGAATACAAATGTATATCATGATAAGAGAAATCGAAGGTTCCTTGCTCCGCCTTAAATTCATACGAGACGAAGGACGAAAGATCGCGATAAAAACGATAAAAGAAATAGGAAAACCCGAAGTAGACCCTACAGAACGAGTTAACCAATTCCTAGAACACATAACAATTCAGCCCCAAAGCATGGACCCAGCCGGTATCGTATGGAAACTTGAACACATACTTGACGTACGAGAAACCCGCTTCAAAGACGAAGTCAAATTAATGGCACCAGCAGCAGATGAAACCAACGTAAACAATTTGGAAAACACCTTAGAAGCAGCTGCAGCGTTAAATATAATCTACAAAGTTATACGCCACTTCTATATCTTAGGAAAGAAAACACTCAGCCTTTACATCATTATGCAAATACAAATGATACTTCCATTGATTATGCGAGAAGCAGAAGCCTACGCAAGCGCCCTCAAAGCTTTCTCATACGGTCAACCCATTGGCGATGGCGCCGGTGCTCTCGTCGCAGCTAAACTAATGCATGGACACAGAAAAAAGAAAATTGAAAAAGATTGCGTTGTAGCCAAAGTTCCGTTGGAAGGACGAACTGCATATGTAATAAAGGCAGAAGGTCCAGGCGGTAATGTGGGAAAGCCCGGAGAAGCAATAAAGAGAGTTATTGAAGAGAATGATGGGAAAATCTCTACAATAATCATGATAGACGCCGCTTTGAAGCTTGAAGGCGAAAAGCTTGCAGATGTAGCTGAAGGAGTAGGAGCAGCTATTGGCGGACCAGGAACGGAACAGTATAAAATCGAAGAAAGCATTCTGAAATATAAAATTCCAATAAACGCGGTAATCATTAAAGAAGACATCGGTGACGCAGTGTCACCAATGAGAAAAGAAATTTTTGACGCAACCGAGGTTGCAGTTGAACGAGTTAAGCGTGTAATCAAAGAGAGAACAAAGGAAGGTGACACTGTGATAATTGCTGGAATAGGAAACAGCATTGGGGTGGGGCAGTAA